The genomic window ctttcaatggAGTATTCAACGGCGAGTCTGGGGCTCCGCTCCTGTATGCAAGTTTAGATGACTAGTACTTTACGTTTGTCGTAAAATATAAAAAGCTAGTATTGAATGAGACACATTCTtttattatgaatttagataaaatACTAGGATGTGTCCAATCTAATACTAACTAGGTTGATATATTATGAGAGGAATGAAGTATCATCCAACGTAACTAAATGGTTATGTTGAAAGTAAATACAAATGGACCACAAGCATACGACTTTAAATAACTAACCAACCATAGTGAATTTTTCTAGCACACTTTTGCAAGGAAAAAAAGGGAGACAAGTGGGACAAACTAAATAATGAGTAGATGCTGCTGTTGAAATTAAGCAGCTCGCGGTCAGTCCACAAAGTGGAATAAGATGACACGCAGCAGGAAGGAGCAGAGCAGCGCCCCTAGCTCCCTCGCTATCCAATATCGTTGGCGTCCCAAGCGTGAAGAAAGATATCTCGATCGATAGCTATTGCGCACGAGCGCTTGACCGCACCGCACCCATCCGCTGACCGCTCCCCCGTACTCATCCCCCCCTACTACCTTTGACCGGTCAACCCCTCCGTCATACAGACACTgacggtggggcccaccgggcTCTGGTCCCACGTGTCGGTGGGTGGAGGGGGCTTGTGTTCGCCGGCGAGTGGTCGTGGGCGGCTAAACCTATATAAGCCACGGCCGAACTCGTGGCCGTTCCTCAGCAACAGCGAAGGTCATCTAAACCAgcacgtcggcgacggcggcggcgcaagaacGAGTCGTACGTGTGCTTCGCCGGCAATGGAGGTCCACGGCGCGGCGAgcagggagcagcagcagcacgacggcggcggcggcggggtgaagGTGAAGTTCATCGAGACGCAGTTCGTCAGCTCCGACGCGGCCAGCTTCAAGGCCGTCGTGCAGCGGCTCACGGGCCAGTCCGCGCCCTCGccttcggcgccggcgacctcggcgaggccgagcaggccgcgcgcgcgcgccgcggtcACGGCTTgcccggcggccgccgtggGGTGGGcgggcggctacgg from Oryza glaberrima chromosome 6, OglaRS2, whole genome shotgun sequence includes these protein-coding regions:
- the LOC127777673 gene encoding VQ motif-containing protein 10, producing MEVHGAASREQQQHDGGGGGVKVKFIETQFVSSDAASFKAVVQRLTGQSAPSPSAPATSARPSRPRARAAVTACPAAAVGWAGGYGGGSGLMTMAAPVKQEAAAPPPNLEDLHELRDFSDLFYPTSAGGGGRRVDGGGYGYPYY